Proteins from one Arthrobacter sp. Soc17.1.1.1 genomic window:
- a CDS encoding DUF2243 domain-containing protein, translating to MSTDAERGGRRGRTDGRLGASHPPTTGNTIASSTRPPAPAEQRGGALLRRRNVLVGFLFGCGIIAFVDEAVFHQLLHWHHFYDRSTPAAGLVSDGVFHAFSWFATVASLFLFADLRRRGALSTRRWLAGILMGIGAFQLFDGVVQHKLLGLHEIRYAVDLLPYDLAWNGAAVVILVAGVLLLLAVRRAELRGSRADDG from the coding sequence ATGTCGACCGACGCCGAAAGAGGTGGACGGCGTGGGCGCACCGATGGCAGGCTGGGAGCGTCCCACCCTCCGACGACGGGGAACACCATCGCTTCGTCCACCAGACCACCGGCCCCTGCCGAGCAGCGCGGCGGCGCCCTGCTCCGGCGGCGCAACGTGCTGGTGGGGTTCCTCTTCGGGTGCGGGATCATCGCCTTCGTCGACGAGGCCGTGTTCCACCAGCTCCTCCACTGGCACCACTTCTACGACCGTTCCACGCCGGCCGCGGGGCTCGTGTCCGACGGCGTGTTCCACGCCTTCAGCTGGTTCGCCACGGTGGCCTCGCTCTTCCTCTTCGCCGACCTGAGACGGCGCGGCGCCCTCTCCACCCGGCGGTGGCTGGCAGGGATCCTGATGGGTATCGGTGCGTTCCAGCTGTTCGACGGGGTGGTGCAGCACAAGCTCCTCGGCCTCCACGAGATCCGCTACGCGGTGGACCTCCTCCCCTACGACCTGGCGTGGAACGGCGCGGCCGTCGTGATACTGGTGGCGGGGGTGCTCCTGCTCCTCGCCGTCCGGAGGGCCGAGCTCCGAGGTTCCCGCGCCGACGATGGCTGA
- a CDS encoding cytochrome c oxidase assembly protein: MAEAPHHPGGAAAGTDALGAFALDTAVVLVWLGLAVAYLLAGRAAALRGRIDWPVRRDAAWLAGCALGLAAGAGPLARAAGSSFTAHMTVHLLLGMLVPLLLVLGAPGTLLLRAVPARTGRRLTRLARSAPLRPAAHPVVATLIVTVPMALYWDADALALLHHPVLGPLLHVHFVAAGALFAYAVVGVDPNPHRAAARVRGGAIAGTIAVHAVVAKHLYAVAGSGSWPAGTEQAAQLMYYGGDAVHVLLLGVFCAQAYREGGRDLRRTAPSGSPGRSV; encoded by the coding sequence ATGGCTGAGGCCCCCCACCACCCGGGCGGTGCCGCGGCGGGCACGGACGCCCTCGGCGCCTTCGCACTGGACACCGCCGTCGTGCTCGTGTGGCTCGGGCTCGCCGTCGCCTACCTGCTCGCCGGCCGTGCGGCCGCCCTGCGTGGACGCATCGACTGGCCGGTCCGGCGGGACGCCGCCTGGCTGGCCGGCTGCGCACTGGGCCTCGCCGCCGGCGCCGGCCCCCTCGCCCGGGCGGCCGGGAGCAGCTTCACCGCACACATGACGGTCCATCTCCTTCTCGGGATGCTCGTGCCCCTGCTGCTGGTCCTCGGTGCACCCGGGACCCTCCTGCTCCGCGCCGTGCCGGCACGGACCGGACGGCGCCTCACGCGGCTCGCGCGATCGGCACCCCTGCGGCCGGCCGCGCATCCGGTGGTCGCTACGCTGATCGTCACGGTGCCCATGGCCCTGTACTGGGATGCCGATGCTCTCGCCCTGCTCCACCACCCCGTGCTCGGCCCCCTGCTGCACGTCCACTTCGTGGCGGCGGGCGCCCTCTTCGCCTATGCCGTCGTGGGCGTGGACCCGAATCCGCACCGGGCCGCGGCCCGGGTCAGGGGTGGCGCGATCGCCGGGACCATCGCGGTGCACGCGGTGGTTGCCAAACACCTCTACGCCGTAGCAGGCTCCGGCTCCTGGCCGGCCGGCACGGAGCAGGCGGCGCAGCTCATGTACTACGGCGGGGACGCCGTGCACGTCCTGCTGCTCGGCGTGTTCTGCGCCCAGGCCTACCGTGAGGGCGGGCGGGACCTGCGGCGCACGGCCCCGTCCGGATCACCGGGGCGCAGTGTGTAG
- a CDS encoding SHOCT domain-containing protein encodes MRLEGWHIIIMIGLLLMLAVVVGVVLMIAATRRARSARVPAGAGTSRADQGSGSKEQRLGELDDLLRRGVIEEDEYRAARARILDS; translated from the coding sequence ATGCGCCTTGAAGGCTGGCACATCATCATCATGATCGGTCTGCTGCTGATGCTGGCGGTGGTCGTCGGCGTCGTCCTGATGATCGCCGCCACCCGGCGCGCACGATCGGCGCGGGTGCCGGCCGGAGCCGGGACGAGCCGTGCCGACCAGGGATCCGGCAGCAAGGAACAGCGCCTGGGAGAACTCGACGACCTCCTCCGCAGGGGGGTCATCGAGGAGGACGAGTACCGGGCGGCACGCGCGCGCATCCTCGATTCCTGA